From one Triticum aestivum cultivar Chinese Spring chromosome 4B, IWGSC CS RefSeq v2.1, whole genome shotgun sequence genomic stretch:
- the LOC123091114 gene encoding uncharacterized protein At3g61260 produces the protein MQATARQVEDKECYSYTTNGAASGRPHRKNPAASSRLKPMPSKWDDAQKWLVGMSNGGGDGLHGGGGKGAKPRNSNADDRRLLSSSSQNGRISCSSVDGGIEYNMVAAPPTPPQLGEDDVGETKNMDYMVPPHGHAHGSPVSVCLRDMGTEMTPIASKEPSRAATPLRSTTPVARSPIPSRSSTPGRRRQDAPPAGALGSDVVRTAEQAAVSNNAVSGGEAGRDSDAGVHGGAPRANTLESRAAAWDEAERAKFMARYKREEVKIQAWENHEKRKAELEMKKIEMKAEQMKARAQEKLASKLATARRVAEEKRAVAEATLNEGAARTSEKADYIRRTGHLPSSFFSFRIPSLCG, from the exons ATGCAAGCGACGGCGCGGCAGGTGGAGGACAAGGAGTGCTACAGCTACACCACCAATGGCGCGGCCAGTGGACGGCCGCACCGCAAGAACCCGGCCGCGTCCTCCAGGCTCAAGCCGATGCCGTCCAAGTGGGACGACGCGCAGAAGTGGCTCGTGGGCATGTccaacggcggcggcgacgggctgcacggcggcggcggcaagggcgccaagcccCGCAACTCCAACGCCGACGACCGGCGCCTCCTGAGCTCGTCCTCGCAGAACGGCCGCATCTCCTGCAGCAGCGTGGACGGCGGCATCGAGTACAACATGGTGGCGGCGCCCCCGACGCCGCCGCAGCTGGGCGAGGACGACGTCGGCGAGACCAAGAACATGGACTACATGGTGCCGCCGCACGGCCACGCCCACGGCTCGCCCGTGTCGGTGTGCCTGCGGGACATGGGCACCGAGATGACGCCCATCGCCAGCAAGGAGCCGTCCAGGGCGGCCACGCCGCTGCGCTCCACCACGCCCGTCGCGCGGAGCCCGATACCGTCCCGGTCGTCCACGCCGGGGAGGCGGCGGCAGGACGCGCCGCCCGCGGGCGCTCTTGGCTCCGACGTGGTCCGGACGGCCGAGCAGGCGGCGGTAAGCAACAATGCCGTCAGTGGCGGCGAGGCGGGCAGGGACAGCGACGCCGGGGTGCACGGCGGTGCTCCCAGAGCCAACACGCTCGAGTCCCGTGCGGCGGCCTGGGACGAGGCAGAGcgagccaagttcatggcgag ATACAAGCGCGAGGAGGTGAAGATCCAGGCCTGGGAGAACCACGAGAAGCGAAAAGCCGAGCTGGAGATGAAGAAAATAGAG ATGAAGGCGGAGCAGATGAAGGCGCGGGCGCAGGAGAAGCTGGCGAGCAAGCTGGCGACGGCGCGGCGCGTGGCCGAGGAGAAGCGGGCGGTGGCGGAGGCGACGCTGAACGAGGGCGCGGCGAGGACGTCGGAGAAGGCGGACTACATCCGGAGGACCGGCCACctgccctcctccttcttctccttcagaATCCCCTCCCTCTGCGGCTGA